Proteins from a genomic interval of Balaenoptera musculus isolate JJ_BM4_2016_0621 chromosome 16, mBalMus1.pri.v3, whole genome shotgun sequence:
- the LOC118882388 gene encoding LOW QUALITY PROTEIN: SWI/SNF-related matrix-associated actin-dependent regulator of chromatin subfamily D member 2-like (The sequence of the model RefSeq protein was modified relative to this genomic sequence to represent the inferred CDS: inserted 1 base in 1 codon; deleted 2 bases in 1 codon) yields MPMAGLQVGPPAGSPFGTAAPLRPGMPPTMMDPFRKRLLVPQAQPPRMPAQRRELKRRKVADKVLLQRIRELVPEPQVYMDLLAFERKLDQTIARKRMEIQETIKKPLTQKRKLRIYISNMFGPSKAEGDRDQVASWELRVEGKLLDDPRKQKRKFSSVLKSLVIELDKELYGPDNPLVEWHRMPTTQETDGFQVKXPGDPNVKCTLLLMLGHQPPRYKWDPRLARLLGVRTQTRAAIMQALWLYVRHNQLQDGHERESISCNRYFRQIFSCGRLRFSEIPMKPAGLLQHPDPVVINHVIGVDPSDQKTACYDIDAEVDDPLRAQRSNFLASTANQQEVTSLDVKIHETTESINQLKTQRDFMLSFSTDPQDFIQEWLRSQHRDLKVITDVIGNPEEERRAASYHQPWAQEAVGRHIFAKVQQQRQDLEQVPGIRLT; encoded by the exons ATGCCCATGGCTGGCTTGCAGGTGGGACCCCCTGCAGGCTCCCCATTTGGCACAGCTGCTCCACTTCGACCTGGCATGCCACCCACCATGATGGACCCATTCCGAAAACGCCTGCTTgtgccccaggcccagcccccccGAATGCCTGCCCAGCGCCGGGAGTTAAAGAGGAGGAAGGTGGCAGATAAAGTTCTGCTTCAGCGAATTCGGGAGCTTGTCCCAGAGCCTCAGGTGTACATGGATCTCTTGGCTTTTGAGCGGAAGCTGGACCAGACCATTGCTCGAAAGCGGATGGAGATCCAGGAGACCATCAAAAAGCCTCTGACGCAGAAACGAAAGCTGCGGATCTATATTTCTAATATGTTCGGTCCCAGCAAGGCAGAAGGTGATC GGGACCAAGTGGCTTCCTGGGAACTCCGAGTAGAGGGAAAACTGCTGGATGATCCTAGGAAACAGAAGAGGAAGTTTTCTTCAGTCTTGAAGAGCCTCGTCATTGAGCTGGACAAGGAACTGTACGGGCCTGACAACCCCCTGGTGGAGTGGCACCGGATGCCCACCACCCAGGAGACAGATGGCTTCCAGGTGA CGCCTGGAGACCCCAACGTCAAGTGCACCCTCCTGCTCATGCTGGGTCATCAG CCTCCCCGGTACAAGTGGGACCCCCGACTGGCGAGGCTGCTGGGGGTGCGCACACAGACGAGGGCTGCCATCATGCAGGCCCTGTGGCTCTACGTCAGACACAACCAGCTGCAGGACGGCCACGAGCGGGAGTCCATCAGCTGCAACCGGTACTTCCGCCAGATCTTCAGTTGTGGCCGCCTCCGTTTCTCTGAGATTCCCATGAAGCCAGCCGGGTTGCTGCAGCATCCAGACCCCGTTGTCATCAACCATGTCATTGGCGTGGACCCTAGCGACCAGAAGACAGCCTGTTATGACATTGATGCGGAGGTGGATGACCCGCTCAGGGCCCAGAGGAGCAATTTTCTGGCTTCTACCGCCAATCAGCAGGAGGTCACCTCCCTTGATGTCAAGATCCATGAGACCACTGAGTCCATCAACCAGCTGAAGACCCAGAGGGACTTCATGCTCAGTTTTAGCACTGACCCCCAGGACTTCATCCAGGAATGGCTCCGTTCCCAGCACCGGGACCTCAAGGTCATCACTGATGTGATTGGGAATCCTGAGGAGGAGAGACGAGCTGCTTCCTACCACCAGCCCTGGGCCCAGGAAGCAGTGGGGAGGCACATCTTTGCCAAGGTGCAGCAGCAAAGGCAGGACCTGGAACAGGTGCCGGGAATCCGCCTGACCTAA